A stretch of the Deltaproteobacteria bacterium genome encodes the following:
- the sufD gene encoding Fe-S cluster assembly protein SufD translates to MHTAVTQLATDAIGRWSAARGEPAWLTAQRTQCWEQFQQLPVPPKTDEAWKYTDLERLSGWDRTTWATSSNPTAAISTDAANVAAGIIYTDLATALARHADLLTPYLATHNDGAAPRRAFSGLSGHPYQGQRYLSQQEALWDRGYLLYIPDGVTAAVPFHTTTCVDTDGSAIFPRTIVILGENAAAICVDEYAAADGLRTTVNSCHARSELYLGAGSRLHYVTVQHWHESMRHLVHQHATVARDAHFTSTTITLGGQMSKGIIESALTAPGAESLLFGIAFGNGTQHFDHHTLQTHLAPNTHSDLLYKTALKGHARSIYTGLIRMTPAAQQSQAYQANRNLLLAPGTQASAIPQLEIEANDVKCSHGATIGPIDEDQCYYLRSRGFTRGEAESMIVGGFFEDLLVRIPDEHVRDVVRAAIGKQLEG, encoded by the coding sequence ATGCATACAGCAGTGACACAATTAGCGACCGATGCGATCGGGCGCTGGTCGGCGGCGCGCGGGGAACCGGCGTGGCTGACGGCACAACGGACCCAGTGTTGGGAGCAGTTCCAACAACTCCCGGTCCCACCGAAAACCGACGAGGCGTGGAAGTACACGGATTTGGAACGACTCAGTGGTTGGGATCGCACCACGTGGGCGACCAGCAGCAATCCGACAGCTGCCATTTCCACGGACGCGGCTAATGTGGCGGCCGGCATCATTTACACCGACCTCGCCACGGCACTCGCGCGGCATGCGGATCTGCTCACTCCATATCTTGCCACACACAACGACGGGGCCGCCCCGCGGCGCGCCTTTTCCGGACTCTCGGGACACCCGTATCAAGGACAACGGTACCTCAGCCAACAAGAAGCGCTCTGGGATCGCGGCTATCTGCTCTACATTCCGGACGGCGTCACGGCGGCCGTGCCCTTTCATACAACGACCTGCGTTGACACCGACGGCTCGGCGATTTTTCCGCGCACCATCGTGATCCTCGGCGAAAACGCCGCGGCCATTTGCGTGGATGAATATGCTGCTGCCGACGGCCTCCGCACCACGGTCAACAGTTGTCACGCGCGCAGCGAGCTCTATCTCGGCGCCGGAAGTCGTCTCCACTACGTCACAGTCCAGCACTGGCACGAAAGTATGCGGCATCTAGTGCATCAACACGCCACCGTCGCCCGCGATGCCCATTTTACGTCGACCACGATCACGCTCGGTGGGCAGATGAGCAAAGGGATTATCGAATCTGCACTTACGGCACCCGGCGCAGAGAGTCTCCTCTTCGGAATCGCCTTCGGCAACGGCACGCAACACTTCGATCACCACACGTTGCAAACCCATTTGGCCCCAAACACGCACAGTGACTTACTGTACAAGACAGCGCTCAAAGGGCACGCGCGCTCCATTTATACCGGACTCATCCGCATGACGCCGGCGGCCCAACAGAGTCAGGCGTATCAAGCAAATCGTAACTTGCTGCTCGCGCCAGGAACGCAAGCCTCGGCCATTCCGCAATTAGAAATCGAGGCCAACGACGTAAAGTGTTCGCACGGCGCAACGATCGGCCCGATCGACGAAGACCAATGTTACTATCTGCGCTCGCGCGGATTCACACGCGGCGAAGCGGAATCGATGATCGTTGGCGGATTTTTTGAAGACCTCTTAGTCCGGATCCCGGATGAACACGTGCGCGATGTCGTACGCGCGGCCATCGGAAAGCAACTCGAAGGATAA
- a CDS encoding SUF system NifU family Fe-S cluster assembly protein, protein MDGLNELYREVILDHYQNPRHQGTLPTPTITAEGKNPLCGDELTLQLEVEDGKITAVAWNGHGCSISMASASMLAEQLLGKPMAAVMTLQQAVMQFLRGASVPSGTDLGDLEVLEGVRKFPVRIKCALLPWTTLQEGCKHYDGHTTHASYTERD, encoded by the coding sequence ATGGACGGGCTCAATGAACTCTATCGCGAAGTGATCCTCGACCATTATCAGAACCCGCGCCATCAGGGGACGCTGCCAACACCAACGATCACTGCCGAGGGAAAAAATCCGCTCTGTGGCGATGAGCTCACGCTTCAGCTCGAGGTCGAGGACGGGAAAATCACTGCCGTGGCGTGGAACGGCCATGGTTGCTCGATCAGCATGGCCTCCGCGTCGATGTTGGCGGAGCAACTGCTCGGCAAACCGATGGCGGCTGTCATGACACTGCAACAGGCCGTGATGCAGTTCCTGCGCGGAGCATCGGTCCCGTCGGGAACGGACCTTGGTGATTTGGAAGTGTTGGAAGGGGTGCGCAAGTTTCCGGTGCGGATCAAATGCGCGCTCCTCCCGTGGACCACGCTTCAGGAAGGATGTAAACACTATGACGGACACACCACCCACGCCAGCTACACCGAACGCGACTGA
- a CDS encoding non-heme iron oxygenase ferredoxin subunit: protein MASWIEIAPAETLVEGKSTCTTCGDKQIVVAKLQGAYYAFDNLCSHAEGYLADGWFEGFEVECPLHGARFDVRSGAAKCLPATAPIATYPVKLEAGILYVDIGA, encoded by the coding sequence ATGGCCTCCTGGATTGAAATCGCTCCCGCAGAGACCCTTGTCGAAGGGAAATCGACGTGCACGACCTGCGGAGACAAACAGATCGTCGTGGCTAAATTGCAGGGCGCGTATTACGCCTTCGATAATCTTTGCAGCCACGCGGAAGGATACTTAGCGGACGGATGGTTCGAAGGGTTCGAAGTCGAGTGTCCGCTCCATGGCGCCCGCTTCGACGTTCGCTCCGGCGCTGCCAAGTGTCTCCCAGCCACGGCACCGATTGCGACCTATCCGGTCAAACTGGAAGCGGGCATCCTCTATGTCGACATTGGAGCGTGA
- a CDS encoding Rrf2 family transcriptional regulator, with protein MQITAQEEYGLRCIVQVARRQSDAQVTIGAIAEAEGLSKQYVAKLLHRLHQAGLITSSRGLRGGYRLGRLPHQISIAEVMDAMGGMVQSRRRRKAFCETYVGKRPQCVHLSNCSVRPMWFVLMRHITEILHTLTLHDLLNEETLATQKIEQYFGHIGEPPLERAAAGGMNV; from the coding sequence ATGCAGATTACCGCCCAGGAAGAGTACGGATTGCGCTGTATTGTCCAGGTCGCGCGCCGGCAGAGCGATGCCCAGGTCACGATTGGTGCCATCGCCGAGGCCGAGGGGCTGTCAAAGCAATATGTGGCAAAGCTGCTCCACCGGCTCCATCAGGCGGGCCTGATCACGAGTAGTCGGGGACTGCGTGGGGGTTACCGACTCGGACGGCTCCCCCACCAAATCAGCATCGCCGAAGTCATGGACGCCATGGGCGGCATGGTCCAGAGCCGCCGCCGTCGCAAGGCCTTCTGCGAGACGTATGTCGGCAAGCGGCCCCAATGTGTCCACCTGAGCAATTGCAGTGTGCGTCCGATGTGGTTTGTGCTGATGCGCCACATCACAGAAATCTTGCACACGCTGACGCTCCACGACCTACTGAACGAAGAAACGTTAGCGACCCAAAAAATTGAACAATATTTCGGCCACATCGGGGAACCACCCCTCGAACGCGCCGCTGCTGGAGGAATGAACGTATGA
- a CDS encoding cysteine desulfurase codes for MSTLERDIAAIRADFPILQTTVRGHPLVYLDNAATTQKPQAVLDALTQYYQTSNANIHRGLHFLAETATAAYEAVRTQVQQFIHAPSPREIIFTRNATEALNLVAHSYGRTHLEAGDEILLTEMEHHSNLIPWQLLAQERGAVLRFVPVTPSGGLQIEHFDRLLTPRTKIVAFSMLSNVLGIAPPVAEWCRRAHAVGAVSVVDGAQGVAHGPTDVQALDCDFLAFSAHKMCGPTGVGVLYGKSALLEAMPPFLGGGEMIATVDWTRATWADIPHKFEAGTPNIADVIAFGAAIHYLQQLGMERIAAYEAELTHYAYEQLAAQPDVTLYGPPWRERQGSVLTFNVQDIHPHDLSQALDFEGIATRAGHHCTQPLMQRLGLMATARASFSFYNTRAEVDRLVAALDVARKFFHRRTFNSLICRGP; via the coding sequence ATGTCGACATTGGAGCGTGACATCGCCGCCATCCGGGCGGACTTTCCCATCTTGCAGACGACCGTGCGCGGTCATCCGCTCGTCTATCTGGACAACGCCGCAACGACACAAAAACCGCAAGCCGTGCTCGATGCACTGACGCAGTATTACCAAACCAGCAATGCGAACATTCATCGCGGCCTCCATTTTCTGGCCGAGACGGCCACCGCAGCCTACGAGGCCGTGCGCACGCAAGTGCAACAATTCATTCATGCGCCGTCACCGCGCGAGATTATTTTTACCCGCAATGCCACCGAAGCGCTCAACCTCGTCGCCCACAGTTACGGACGCACGCATCTCGAAGCCGGCGACGAAATTCTCCTCACCGAAATGGAGCACCACAGCAACCTCATCCCATGGCAATTGTTGGCGCAAGAACGCGGCGCCGTGCTGCGCTTTGTTCCGGTCACACCGAGCGGTGGCTTGCAGATCGAACACTTCGACCGATTGCTGACTCCGCGCACCAAAATCGTCGCCTTCAGCATGCTCTCGAACGTGCTCGGCATTGCGCCACCGGTCGCGGAGTGGTGCCGGCGGGCACATGCGGTCGGCGCCGTCAGTGTCGTCGACGGCGCCCAAGGCGTGGCGCACGGACCGACGGACGTTCAAGCCCTCGATTGCGATTTCCTGGCGTTTTCCGCGCACAAAATGTGCGGTCCCACCGGCGTCGGCGTGTTGTACGGCAAATCCGCGCTGTTGGAAGCGATGCCGCCGTTCCTCGGTGGCGGCGAAATGATCGCTACCGTCGATTGGACACGCGCCACGTGGGCCGACATCCCGCACAAGTTCGAGGCCGGAACACCGAACATCGCCGATGTAATCGCGTTCGGCGCGGCAATCCACTATCTCCAACAATTGGGCATGGAACGGATCGCCGCATATGAAGCGGAACTTACGCATTACGCGTACGAACAACTTGCCGCGCAACCGGACGTCACGCTATACGGGCCGCCGTGGCGCGAGCGACAAGGGAGCGTGTTGACCTTCAATGTGCAGGACATTCACCCGCACGACTTAAGCCAGGCGCTCGATTTTGAAGGGATCGCCACTCGGGCCGGTCACCATTGCACCCAACCGCTGATGCAGCGCCTTGGGCTCATGGCCACGGCGCGCGCCAGTTTTTCGTTCTATAACACCCGCGCCGAAGTCGATCGTCTCGTCGCCGCATTGGACGTAGCGCGCAAATTTTTCCACCGGAGAACCTTTAATAGTTTAATTTGTCGGGGACCTTGA
- a CDS encoding Mrp/NBP35 family ATP-binding protein — MITEEQVLNSLRTIQDPDLHQDIVTLGFIQNLTIDGGRVSFTINLTTPACPVREQFKRAATDAVKTIAGVTDVAIQMTATVRGTGRAPEQTALPGVKHIIAIASGKGGVGKSTLASNLACALQQTGATVGLLDADIYGPSQPKMLGTLNPPLSTTEDNQIIPWNQYGIKMMSMGFIVDDTTPVIWRGPMVHNILTQFVRQVAWGALDYLLIDLPPGTGDAQLTITQTVPLTGAVIVTTPQEVSIQIACKGLRMFSEVHVPVLGMVENMSYFLCGHCNERSPIFRHGGTRKACELHGVPFLGEVPIDATVTLDGDEGKPTVLAHPDSASAASYRAIAGQLAAQLSILTARSATGTEQPATSGCCGGH, encoded by the coding sequence ATGATCACTGAAGAACAAGTCTTGAACTCGCTGCGCACCATCCAAGATCCGGATCTGCACCAAGACATCGTCACGTTGGGATTCATCCAAAACCTCACGATCGACGGCGGACGCGTGAGCTTCACGATCAATCTCACGACACCGGCCTGCCCGGTACGTGAACAGTTCAAGCGCGCTGCGACCGACGCCGTCAAAACGATCGCGGGCGTCACCGACGTAGCCATTCAGATGACCGCCACGGTGCGTGGCACTGGCCGCGCGCCGGAGCAGACGGCGTTGCCGGGCGTGAAGCACATCATCGCGATCGCCAGCGGCAAAGGCGGCGTCGGGAAATCCACGCTGGCCAGCAATTTGGCGTGTGCACTGCAACAGACTGGCGCCACGGTTGGCTTACTGGACGCGGACATCTACGGCCCGAGCCAACCCAAAATGTTAGGCACGCTCAATCCGCCGCTCAGCACAACTGAAGACAATCAGATCATTCCGTGGAACCAGTACGGGATCAAAATGATGTCGATGGGATTCATCGTCGACGACACTACGCCGGTCATTTGGCGCGGCCCGATGGTCCACAACATCCTGACCCAATTCGTCCGCCAAGTGGCGTGGGGCGCGCTGGATTACTTGCTGATCGACTTGCCGCCGGGAACCGGCGATGCCCAACTCACGATTACTCAGACCGTGCCGCTCACCGGCGCCGTGATTGTCACGACGCCGCAGGAAGTGAGCATCCAGATCGCGTGTAAGGGATTGCGGATGTTCAGCGAGGTCCACGTCCCGGTGCTCGGTATGGTCGAAAACATGAGCTACTTCCTCTGCGGCCACTGCAACGAGCGCAGTCCGATCTTCCGTCACGGTGGAACGCGCAAGGCCTGTGAGCTACACGGCGTGCCGTTCCTCGGCGAAGTCCCGATCGACGCGACCGTCACGCTCGATGGCGACGAAGGCAAGCCAACGGTGCTGGCGCATCCCGACTCCGCCTCCGCCGCCAGTTACCGAGCCATTGCCGGACAATTGGCCGCCCAACTCAGCATCCTCACAGCGCGTAGCGCCACCGGCACCGAACAGCCCGCAACCTCCGGCTGTTGCGGCGGCCATTAA
- the sufB gene encoding Fe-S cluster assembly protein SufB, translated as MENAGIAEIGNNYDTQYGFHDPENYKFKSRPGLTRELVAEISAFKDEPTWMRDFRLKAYDIFMAKPMPTWGNCDLINQIRFDDIHYYVRPTDRQEQNWDDVPADIRKTFDRLGIPEAERKFLAGVTAQYECLTGDTLVMANPSAVPIQEVEPGMHVYSWDETTRRIVKQRVLGVAKKGKRPVFALNVGGRKIRCTANHPLFALNYQKAPDRQRGRFSTGWRYLSELAVGDYVAVVKQLPDTGKPYTLPKVSLECSFVGRNHLGSFTVRTDRMYHRNQSALRLPAETTTALLWLLGLYIGDGFLHRSRRGQQKNILAFAIPQQEVEMRARLKAFLDEVFGYVIDYGRDTDRARIHSIPIVRFFAAIGLEANAHTKRLPQWIFSLPHAQKLAFIAGYIDSDGYLRSDATNCDAVITSVNEPLLKQVQLLAITCGLHAAGPYPFSSRQEWKGKITQRTGYRLLCTGDLQPLVPYSVKVAKGYVPRRYSHDFGSAHGSPIDTHTTDEMGFSRIRSIEPDGEEEVYDIEVEGVHNFVAQGIIVHNSEVVYHSIQKELEAQGVIFLSMDDGLKQHPDLVKKYFATVIPAADNKFAALNSAAWSGGSFIYVPKNTHVGIPLQAYFRINTKNMGQFERTLIICDEGSSVHYIEGCTAPTYSSDSLHSAVVELIALPGAKLRYTTIQNWSKNVYNLVTKRAVAYRDATVQWVDGNLGSKLTMKFPAVYLMEPGAHGEVLSIAFAGDGQHQDAGAKMIHVAPHTSSIVTSKSISKGTGRTSYRGLVKVQSGATGVKCNVVCDALLLDAAARSDTYPTMEIDESNVQIGHEASVSKVGEEQLYYLQSRGLSQAAATLMIVNGFIEPFVKELPLEYAVELNRLIALEMEGSVG; from the coding sequence ATGGAAAATGCTGGCATTGCCGAAATCGGCAATAATTATGACACCCAGTACGGTTTTCACGATCCGGAAAACTATAAGTTTAAGTCGCGGCCGGGCCTGACGCGCGAATTGGTCGCGGAAATTTCCGCGTTCAAAGACGAACCCACCTGGATGCGGGATTTCCGCCTGAAGGCCTACGACATCTTCATGGCCAAACCGATGCCGACCTGGGGCAATTGCGACCTGATCAACCAAATCCGCTTCGACGACATCCACTATTATGTCCGCCCCACCGATCGGCAGGAACAGAATTGGGACGACGTCCCGGCCGACATCCGCAAGACCTTCGATCGTCTCGGCATTCCGGAAGCGGAGCGCAAATTCTTGGCGGGCGTCACCGCACAGTATGAGTGCTTGACCGGTGACACGTTGGTCATGGCCAATCCATCCGCAGTCCCAATCCAAGAGGTCGAACCGGGCATGCACGTCTATTCGTGGGACGAAACGACACGCCGGATCGTCAAACAGCGGGTGTTAGGCGTGGCGAAAAAAGGGAAGCGGCCCGTATTTGCGCTGAATGTGGGTGGGAGAAAAATCCGCTGCACCGCAAATCACCCCTTGTTCGCACTCAATTATCAGAAGGCACCGGACCGACAGCGAGGACGGTTTTCGACCGGTTGGCGCTACCTCTCGGAGCTCGCGGTTGGCGATTACGTGGCCGTCGTCAAGCAACTGCCCGACACCGGCAAGCCCTACACCCTGCCGAAGGTCTCTCTGGAATGCAGCTTTGTCGGACGCAATCACCTGGGCAGTTTCACCGTGCGAACCGACCGAATGTATCATCGTAACCAGTCGGCGTTGCGGCTCCCTGCGGAAACAACCACGGCGCTGCTTTGGCTGCTCGGTCTCTATATCGGCGATGGATTCCTTCACCGCTCCCGTCGTGGGCAACAAAAAAACATCCTGGCCTTTGCGATACCGCAACAAGAAGTCGAGATGCGGGCCCGCCTGAAGGCATTCCTCGATGAGGTATTCGGCTATGTCATCGATTACGGTCGCGACACGGATCGCGCCCGGATCCACTCGATTCCCATCGTCCGGTTCTTCGCGGCGATCGGCCTTGAAGCCAATGCCCACACGAAACGGCTTCCCCAATGGATCTTCAGTCTCCCGCACGCACAGAAATTAGCGTTCATCGCCGGCTACATCGATTCGGATGGTTACCTCCGTTCCGACGCCACCAATTGCGATGCCGTCATCACGAGTGTCAATGAACCGCTACTCAAACAAGTACAACTGCTCGCCATTACCTGTGGGCTGCACGCGGCAGGGCCGTATCCATTCTCCTCACGGCAGGAATGGAAAGGGAAGATCACGCAGCGTACGGGATATCGTTTGCTCTGCACGGGGGACCTGCAACCGCTGGTCCCGTACTCGGTGAAAGTCGCCAAGGGCTACGTTCCACGCCGCTACAGCCACGATTTCGGATCGGCCCACGGATCGCCCATCGATACCCATACGACCGATGAAATGGGTTTTAGTCGTATTCGCAGCATCGAACCGGATGGCGAGGAAGAAGTCTACGATATCGAAGTCGAGGGCGTGCATAATTTCGTCGCGCAGGGGATCATCGTCCACAATTCTGAAGTGGTCTATCACTCCATTCAAAAGGAACTGGAAGCGCAAGGCGTCATCTTCTTGAGCATGGACGATGGCCTGAAACAGCATCCGGATTTAGTGAAAAAATATTTCGCGACCGTCATTCCGGCGGCGGACAACAAATTCGCCGCGCTCAATTCGGCCGCGTGGAGCGGTGGGAGTTTTATTTACGTCCCAAAAAATACCCATGTCGGTATTCCGCTGCAGGCGTACTTTCGGATCAACACGAAAAACATGGGCCAGTTCGAACGCACGCTGATCATTTGCGACGAAGGCAGTTCGGTACACTACATCGAAGGCTGCACCGCCCCGACGTACAGCAGCGACTCGCTCCACTCGGCAGTCGTCGAATTGATTGCGCTGCCGGGCGCGAAGTTGCGCTACACCACGATCCAAAACTGGTCGAAGAACGTCTACAACTTGGTCACGAAGCGGGCGGTCGCGTATCGCGACGCGACCGTGCAGTGGGTCGATGGGAATCTCGGTTCGAAACTCACGATGAAATTTCCGGCGGTCTACCTGATGGAGCCGGGCGCGCACGGCGAGGTCCTCTCGATCGCATTCGCCGGCGACGGCCAACATCAAGATGCCGGCGCGAAGATGATCCACGTCGCTCCGCACACTAGTTCGATCGTCACGTCGAAATCGATTTCAAAGGGAACCGGACGGACGTCGTATCGTGGTTTAGTGAAAGTGCAGTCGGGCGCCACCGGGGTGAAGTGCAACGTCGTCTGCGACGCGTTGCTGTTGGATGCCGCGGCGCGCTCCGACACCTATCCCACGATGGAAATCGACGAATCGAACGTGCAGATCGGTCACGAGGCCTCGGTCTCGAAAGTGGGCGAAGAACAACTCTACTATTTACAGAGCCGTGGACTTTCGCAAGCGGCCGCCACGTTGATGATCGTCAATGGCTTCATCGAGCCATTCGTCAAAGAGCTGCCGCTGGAATATGCCGTGGAACTCAATCGATTGATCGCATTGGAAATGGAAGGGTCGGTTGGGTAG
- a CDS encoding metal-sulfur cluster assembly factor, translating into MTDTPPTPATPNATDTATPTPAVAASAPTAVATGALPEPAQLLDAIRPVIDPEIGISVVDLGLIYQTRMVENNTAHVLMTLTSPMCPLGPEIMNGIHAAVATVPGVQEVKVELTFNPPWDPRTMANDDTKLLLGIF; encoded by the coding sequence ATGACGGACACACCACCCACGCCAGCTACACCGAACGCGACTGACACGGCGACACCAACTCCCGCGGTCGCAGCATCGGCACCAACGGCTGTCGCCACGGGGGCACTGCCCGAACCCGCGCAACTGCTCGACGCCATTCGCCCCGTGATCGACCCGGAGATCGGGATCTCGGTCGTGGACCTCGGCCTGATTTATCAAACCCGCATGGTCGAAAATAATACCGCCCATGTCCTGATGACACTGACCAGCCCGATGTGTCCGCTCGGTCCCGAAATCATGAACGGCATTCACGCGGCCGTGGCAACCGTCCCCGGCGTGCAAGAGGTCAAAGTCGAACTCACGTTTAATCCGCCGTGGGACCCCCGCACCATGGCCAACGACGACACCAAGTTATTACTTGGAATCTTCTAA
- the sufC gene encoding Fe-S cluster assembly ATPase SufC — protein MSTPYFVIEDLHVAVDGKPILKGVDLTVNRGEVHALMGRNGAGKSTLVHAVMGHPKYTITHGRILFEGKDLVGLAPDERAKCGLFLAFQYPTAIPGVSVVNFLRAAMKAQRGGEVPIKEFRTTLLAQMQLLKIDQKFVSRYVNDGFSGGEKKALEILQLRMLQPKLSLLDETDSGLDIDALKTIAEGVNRSLNNEMAVLLVTHYQRLLDYIQPHFVHVMIDGQIVQSGGAELALQLEAQGYDTLYGSRPETAQPTH, from the coding sequence ATGAGCACACCCTATTTCGTCATTGAAGATTTGCACGTGGCCGTGGACGGGAAGCCGATCCTCAAAGGCGTCGACTTGACCGTGAACCGCGGTGAAGTCCACGCACTGATGGGCCGCAACGGCGCGGGGAAATCCACACTGGTGCATGCCGTGATGGGGCATCCGAAATACACCATCACGCACGGCCGCATCCTCTTTGAAGGCAAGGACTTGGTCGGTCTCGCCCCCGACGAACGGGCGAAATGCGGACTGTTTCTCGCGTTCCAATATCCGACCGCCATCCCCGGCGTTTCGGTGGTCAATTTCTTGCGCGCGGCGATGAAGGCCCAACGCGGCGGCGAGGTCCCGATCAAGGAATTCCGGACTACGTTATTGGCACAAATGCAGCTGTTGAAGATCGACCAGAAATTCGTGTCCCGCTACGTGAACGACGGCTTCTCCGGCGGCGAAAAAAAGGCGTTGGAAATTTTACAACTCCGGATGTTGCAGCCCAAGCTCTCGTTGCTCGACGAAACGGATTCGGGTCTCGATATCGATGCATTGAAAACTATCGCAGAGGGCGTCAATCGCAGCCTGAACAACGAAATGGCCGTCTTGTTAGTGACTCACTACCAACGGTTGCTCGACTATATTCAACCACATTTTGTGCACGTGATGATCGACGGACAGATCGTCCAGTCGGGTGGCGCGGAGCTGGCGCTGCAACTCGAAGCGCAAGGGTACGACACCTTGTACGGCAGCCGGCCAGAGACGGCACAACCGACTCACTGA